A region from the Nonlabens sp. YIK11 genome encodes:
- a CDS encoding TonB-dependent receptor plug domain-containing protein: MIHKYLSTALFSMMAISAIAQVDSTTTKLEKVTVTAASKFEQQRKDSGKPVIKITQEDIEKQSAASLADLLNQYAGIEINGARSNAGQNLSYFIRGGNNRQVSFLIDGAQVNDPSLIASDFDLRLVDLGQIEEIEILKGASSSLYGANAGTAVINIKLKEAARKKLRVSIGSFVGTNSSAEDQEISPDEVTNSINASGRLENGLTYAAGFHHQYTYGLSAVEPLDGSAARPDKFNRINGLGRIGYDNNDNFKLTSYVSFDEYTAEFDNFDFTDADNETYSRQIRWGTNAEYKYADQGSIVYNDVSTHTRRDTRSGSPTVFNSDGYSLDLFNKYAFDLSADGSHQLKTILGFNFRTNSFESDAIPFGSTGFEQTADEDETNFQIYDPYANVVYESGFGFNLNTGIRYNIHSDYDSELVYSVNPSWDFQLEDSTLKFYGSYSTAYITPSLYQLFDRSFNLGNPDLQPETNKTREVGVEWFQKTTSLTLSVFDRRSENEVIFVSDPVTFQGRYENAPVDTQVFGFEASLQTRIADRFDLAANYSFADRTDDLIISRVPKQKVNASLRTKILDRTFLTLRYQYNDPRQDAFFNNTTFTTDPVTLEAYQLIDLDATYKLKNRDLTLFGGVSNLFNEDFTELYGFQTRGRNYKLGLRVNL; this comes from the coding sequence ATGATCCACAAATACCTAAGTACCGCTTTATTCTCAATGATGGCCATAAGTGCCATCGCACAAGTAGATTCCACCACCACAAAGCTGGAAAAAGTCACCGTTACCGCAGCTTCTAAATTTGAGCAGCAGCGCAAGGATAGTGGCAAACCTGTGATAAAAATCACTCAAGAAGACATTGAAAAGCAAAGCGCCGCCAGCCTGGCTGATTTGTTGAACCAATACGCCGGCATAGAGATTAACGGTGCACGCAGCAATGCTGGGCAAAATCTGTCTTATTTCATTCGCGGTGGAAATAATCGCCAGGTGTCGTTCTTGATTGACGGCGCGCAAGTGAACGATCCCAGTTTGATCGCCAGTGATTTTGATCTAAGACTGGTGGATCTAGGCCAAATCGAAGAAATTGAAATATTGAAAGGCGCCTCGAGCTCGCTTTATGGAGCTAATGCTGGTACGGCTGTCATCAATATTAAATTGAAAGAGGCCGCAAGAAAAAAACTGAGAGTTTCCATAGGCTCTTTTGTAGGTACTAATTCCAGTGCTGAAGATCAGGAAATCAGTCCAGATGAAGTGACCAACTCCATCAACGCAAGCGGCAGATTGGAAAATGGATTGACCTATGCCGCTGGATTTCACCATCAATATACCTATGGATTGAGTGCCGTAGAACCACTGGATGGAAGTGCTGCAAGGCCTGATAAATTTAACCGAATCAATGGTTTGGGTCGCATAGGTTATGACAACAACGATAACTTTAAGTTAACCAGCTATGTATCATTTGATGAGTATACTGCAGAATTTGACAATTTTGATTTCACAGATGCCGATAATGAAACCTACAGCCGCCAGATACGTTGGGGAACCAATGCAGAATATAAATATGCCGACCAAGGTTCTATCGTCTACAATGATGTAAGTACACATACAAGAAGAGACACGCGCAGCGGTTCGCCTACGGTTTTCAATTCCGACGGTTATTCTTTAGACCTCTTTAATAAATATGCATTTGACCTATCGGCAGACGGTTCCCATCAGTTGAAAACGATTTTAGGTTTCAATTTTAGAACCAATAGTTTTGAGAGCGATGCGATTCCTTTTGGTAGTACAGGTTTTGAACAAACAGCTGATGAAGATGAAACTAATTTCCAAATTTATGATCCCTATGCAAATGTCGTTTATGAAAGTGGTTTTGGTTTCAATTTGAATACGGGAATACGTTACAACATCCACAGTGATTATGATAGTGAGTTGGTGTACAGCGTCAATCCGTCATGGGATTTTCAGTTAGAGGACTCGACCTTGAAGTTTTATGGAAGTTACAGTACGGCGTACATCACGCCGTCTTTGTATCAGCTTTTTGATCGCAGTTTTAATTTGGGCAATCCAGATCTACAACCAGAAACCAATAAAACCAGAGAAGTAGGCGTGGAGTGGTTTCAAAAAACCACCAGTTTAACCTTGAGTGTTTTTGACCGCAGGTCAGAAAATGAAGTGATTTTTGTTTCTGATCCCGTTACTTTTCAAGGAAGGTATGAAAATGCACCGGTCGACACACAGGTGTTTGGGTTTGAAGCCTCATTGCAAACCAGAATCGCAGATCGTTTTGATCTTGCAGCCAATTATAGCTTTGCAGATAGGACGGATGACTTGATTATCTCGCGAGTGCCTAAACAAAAAGTCAATGCTTCCCTGCGAACTAAAATTCTGGACCGCACCTTTTTGACCTTGAGATACCAATACAATGATCCACGACAGGACGCTTTTTTCAACAATACCACCTTTACTACAGATCCAGTCACCTTAGAGGCTTATCAATTAATAGATCTTGATGCTACCTATAAATTAAAAAATAGGGACCTCACATTATTTGGTGGAGTGTCCAATCTCTTTAATGAGGATTTTACTGAACTTTATGGTTTCCAAACACGTGGACGCAATTATAAACTAGGCTTGCGAGTCAACCTATAA
- a CDS encoding ABC transporter ATP-binding protein encodes MLVLQDIQIGYDQEILAKCVGHIAFAKAKFISIIGANGTGKSTLLRCMANGSHLLGGNVSLNGRSITQINLEELSQHVSILTTDRSISKSITVRQLLEISRAPYTNFLGSLTAADQEIIDKTLTDFELLDLQKRQLSTLSDGQLQRALIARSLVQDTDYILMDEPTNHLDIHHKAELLMLLKNHCQNQSRTIIFSSHEIAMATALADQVVYIHDSYIRFKSIKEFKEKNILEQLFPSPFLSWEHGSYRLRPGKD; translated from the coding sequence ATGCTGGTTTTACAAGACATACAGATAGGTTACGATCAAGAGATTCTTGCAAAATGTGTGGGTCATATCGCTTTCGCGAAAGCGAAATTCATATCCATCATAGGTGCAAACGGCACGGGCAAGTCCACCTTGTTGCGATGCATGGCAAACGGCAGCCATTTATTGGGCGGAAACGTATCGCTCAACGGCAGGTCTATCACACAAATCAACCTAGAGGAACTCTCGCAGCACGTCTCGATTTTGACTACAGACAGATCCATCAGTAAATCCATCACCGTGAGGCAATTACTGGAAATAAGCCGTGCACCGTACACCAATTTTTTGGGAAGTTTGACCGCAGCAGATCAGGAAATCATCGACAAAACCCTAACCGATTTTGAGCTACTCGACCTTCAAAAAAGACAGCTTTCAACGCTAAGTGACGGCCAGCTGCAACGTGCATTGATCGCGCGATCCTTAGTTCAAGATACCGACTATATTTTGATGGACGAGCCTACCAACCATCTGGATATTCATCATAAAGCCGAGTTGTTGATGTTGCTCAAAAACCATTGCCAAAACCAGAGCCGCACCATTATATTTTCTTCTCATGAGATTGCCATGGCCACAGCACTGGCAGATCAAGTCGTGTATATCCACGATAGCTACATCAGGTTCAAAAGCATTAAGGAATTCAAGGAGAAGAATATTCTAGAGCAGCTGTTCCCATCGCCGTTTCTAAGCTGGGAACATGGAAGTTATCGACTGCGGCCTGGAAAAGATTAA
- the rmuC gene encoding DNA recombination protein RmuC, which produces MTADVFAVVLLIAGLLVGALVGWFFAKNKFSSPLQFLEAEKERLNLLVEEGKLVLRERDELRNAQSSLNAEIHQKKETQEELRTRLLKTEENYKELNREKEHLSVQLAQMRTIHEKAEEKYEQSQAELEKLNEKFTKEFENLANKILDEKSTKFTTQNKLNIEQILNPLQEKIKSFEKRVEDTHKDTIDRQSSLRQQIIGLKELNEQMSKETSNLTKALKGDSKMRGNWGELVLERVLEKSGLEKGSEYEVQQSVKTEEGKTYFPDVVVHLPGGNKMVIDSKVSLNAYERWVNEEDEAQQHLHLKAHVAALRKHISDLSDKNYHELYSIESPDFVLLFIPIEPAFAAALNADSTVYTDAFEKNIVIVTPTTLLATLRTIDTMWQNEKQQKNALDIAKAAGALYDKFVGLTDDLIKVGAQLDTVKKSYSASMNKLTDGAGNLVGRVERLKKLGAKANKSVNEKLVRRAVDNDPDYLELDSPNDDEE; this is translated from the coding sequence ATGACGGCAGATGTGTTTGCGGTAGTGTTACTGATCGCGGGATTGTTGGTAGGCGCCTTGGTAGGCTGGTTTTTTGCCAAAAACAAATTCTCTTCACCGCTCCAGTTTTTGGAAGCAGAAAAAGAACGCTTGAACCTTCTTGTAGAAGAAGGCAAACTGGTCCTAAGAGAACGTGACGAATTGCGTAATGCTCAAAGTTCCCTGAATGCAGAAATCCACCAGAAAAAGGAAACACAAGAAGAACTGCGCACTCGACTTTTAAAAACTGAGGAAAACTATAAGGAACTAAATCGTGAAAAAGAACACTTGAGCGTACAACTTGCCCAGATGCGTACCATTCACGAAAAGGCCGAGGAAAAATACGAGCAGTCTCAAGCAGAATTGGAAAAACTCAACGAGAAGTTCACCAAGGAATTTGAAAACCTGGCCAACAAAATCCTGGACGAGAAAAGCACCAAATTCACGACTCAAAATAAGCTTAACATCGAGCAGATTTTGAATCCGTTACAGGAGAAGATCAAGAGTTTTGAAAAACGTGTGGAAGACACGCATAAGGATACCATCGATAGACAAAGCTCATTGCGCCAACAAATCATTGGATTGAAGGAGCTCAATGAGCAGATGAGTAAGGAAACCAGCAATTTGACCAAGGCATTGAAAGGAGATTCCAAAATGCGCGGAAATTGGGGTGAACTGGTGCTGGAACGAGTTCTAGAAAAATCAGGTCTTGAAAAAGGGTCGGAATATGAGGTGCAGCAAAGCGTCAAAACCGAAGAAGGCAAAACCTATTTCCCTGATGTTGTCGTGCATCTACCTGGCGGCAATAAAATGGTGATCGACTCCAAGGTTTCCCTAAATGCCTATGAGCGCTGGGTCAATGAAGAAGATGAAGCGCAACAACACCTGCATTTAAAAGCGCACGTCGCTGCCTTGCGCAAACACATCAGCGATTTGTCAGATAAGAATTATCATGAATTGTACTCGATTGAAAGTCCAGATTTTGTGTTGTTGTTCATTCCAATAGAGCCGGCATTTGCGGCGGCCTTGAACGCAGACTCAACAGTTTATACAGATGCCTTTGAAAAGAATATTGTGATAGTAACGCCTACGACTCTGCTCGCGACATTGCGCACCATTGACACCATGTGGCAAAATGAAAAGCAACAAAAGAATGCCTTAGACATTGCAAAAGCTGCTGGTGCGCTATATGACAAATTTGTAGGTCTTACTGATGATTTGATCAAGGTAGGCGCTCAACTCGATACAGTTAAGAAATCCTATTCTGCTAGCATGAATAAGCTAACTGATGGTGCCGGTAATTTAGTAGGACGCGTAGAGCGTTTGAAAAAATTAGGTGCGAAAGCCAACAAATCAGTCAATGAGAAACTGGTACGTCGTGCGGTAGATAACGATCCAGATTATCTAGAGCTGGATAGCCCAAATGACGATGAAGAATAA
- a CDS encoding transposase — protein sequence MDLIEVYNRFPTHLDCIHFLEELRWKNVPICPYCFSDSTTAYSKKYRHQCNNCNTSFSVTVNTMFHKTRIDLQKWFLAIELFTNYERKYSIRELAQELNIAKDSALRMTKMISSDLRRKDSLTFKIIDYEK from the coding sequence TTGGATTTAATTGAAGTATATAATCGTTTTCCAACACATTTAGATTGTATTCATTTTCTGGAGGAGTTAAGGTGGAAAAATGTACCGATTTGCCCTTATTGTTTTTCTGATTCAACGACTGCTTACAGCAAAAAATATCGACATCAATGCAATAATTGCAACACTTCATTCAGTGTAACGGTAAACACGATGTTTCACAAAACTAGAATTGACTTGCAAAAGTGGTTTTTAGCCATCGAATTATTTACAAATTATGAAAGGAAATATTCGATAAGGGAATTAGCGCAAGAATTAAATATTGCAAAAGATTCTGCGCTACGGATGACTAAGATGATATCTTCTGACCTTAGGCGGAAAGATTCTTTAACTTTTAAAATAATAGATTATGAAAAATAA
- a CDS encoding DUF3307 domain-containing protein → MILFFKLLIAHFIGDFFLQTNDSVKSKEKRKIKSVALYVHVLIHGALVMILLWDIYLWYIAVIIMASHLVIDLIKLYGTNKKNKRWLFLMDQVAHVAVIVLIALIKGYDADFTYFSFQIPAQTWFFIACILFLTTPISIALKMFFTRWKLNPENAGIDSLKNAGNWIGIIERLLVFVFIVVGQFGAVGFLLAAKSVFRFGDLNREHNMKLTEYVLIGTLLSFGIAILTGIAFQQMTGL, encoded by the coding sequence ATGATTCTATTCTTTAAACTTCTCATCGCCCATTTTATAGGAGACTTTTTCCTGCAGACTAACGACAGCGTTAAAAGCAAGGAAAAGCGCAAGATCAAATCGGTTGCACTATACGTTCATGTATTGATCCATGGAGCGTTGGTGATGATTCTGCTATGGGATATATACTTGTGGTATATTGCGGTAATCATCATGGCGTCTCATTTGGTAATCGATCTGATCAAACTGTATGGGACAAATAAGAAAAACAAGCGATGGTTGTTTTTGATGGATCAAGTAGCCCATGTGGCGGTCATCGTATTAATCGCTTTGATCAAAGGCTATGATGCAGACTTTACCTATTTCTCATTTCAAATTCCTGCTCAGACCTGGTTTTTTATCGCCTGCATCCTTTTCCTTACCACGCCTATAAGCATAGCGCTTAAAATGTTTTTTACAAGATGGAAATTAAATCCAGAAAACGCTGGTATCGACTCGCTTAAAAACGCAGGCAACTGGATAGGAATCATAGAACGACTGCTGGTTTTTGTATTCATTGTCGTTGGCCAATTTGGTGCTGTTGGATTTCTACTGGCAGCCAAATCAGTTTTTAGGTTTGGAGATCTCAACAGAGAACATAATATGAAATTAACGGAATATGTATTGATCGGGACTTTGCTTAGTTTTGGCATCGCAATACTTACGGGTATAGCCTTTCAACAAATGACCGGATTATGA
- a CDS encoding alpha/beta hydrolase produces the protein MSMTQSLSNLSARSILISVFIAGLMGCKDRSPKNVFEPNPLISKNEQVIMQPIYQDTILYYNDFESAYVDKRNVEIWLPAGYPKQDVKYHVLYMHDGQNVFNKETSSYGTAWEIDEKMDSLLDAGAISPTIVVTSWNTGKKRFSEYMPQMPDDAVESAFAKAQLKENTGYDRLYSDDYLKFMTQELKPFVDQNFQTSTLREDTFLMGASMGGLISMYAMMEYPDVYGGAACMSTHFPIPILGEGMMQDIPNRIPDPATHKFYFDYGTLTLDAAYEPHQNRVDKLFETTGYNATNYRSIKFEGHEHSEKFWSRRVATPLVFLLK, from the coding sequence ATGAGCATGACCCAATCGTTATCAAACCTTTCAGCACGCAGTATTCTAATATCCGTATTTATTGCTGGCTTAATGGGATGCAAGGATCGCAGTCCAAAAAATGTTTTTGAACCAAATCCCTTGATTTCAAAAAACGAACAAGTTATCATGCAGCCTATCTATCAGGACACGATCCTTTATTATAATGACTTTGAATCTGCTTATGTGGACAAACGCAATGTTGAAATCTGGTTGCCTGCGGGCTACCCTAAACAGGATGTGAAGTATCATGTGCTATATATGCACGATGGACAAAATGTTTTCAATAAAGAAACTTCCAGTTATGGCACCGCATGGGAAATCGATGAGAAAATGGACTCGCTGCTTGATGCCGGCGCCATATCGCCCACGATCGTTGTGACATCATGGAACACCGGTAAAAAACGGTTTAGCGAATACATGCCTCAAATGCCAGATGATGCGGTGGAATCCGCTTTCGCGAAAGCGCAATTAAAAGAAAACACTGGATACGACCGTCTCTACAGCGATGACTATCTCAAGTTCATGACTCAAGAACTGAAACCATTTGTAGACCAAAACTTCCAGACGTCTACACTACGTGAAGATACTTTTCTCATGGGAGCGTCCATGGGCGGTTTGATTTCCATGTACGCCATGATGGAATATCCAGACGTTTATGGTGGTGCGGCTTGTATGAGTACTCACTTTCCTATTCCCATTTTAGGTGAAGGCATGATGCAGGATATTCCCAACCGCATACCAGATCCTGCTACCCATAAATTTTATTTTGACTACGGCACCTTAACTCTTGATGCTGCATATGAACCGCATCAAAATAGGGTCGATAAACTTTTTGAAACGACAGGTTACAACGCAACTAACTATAGATCCATCAAATTTGAAGGTCATGAACACAGCGAAAAATTCTGGAGCCGCCGCGTTGCCACACCGCTGGTTTTTCTATTAAAATAA
- a CDS encoding iron ABC transporter permease, with protein MKTSTYILLITLLLLLFVADIALGSVYISLSEIWGLFLDAPDTTNNYIITQLRLPRAVMAVLTGAGLAIAGMLMQTLFRNPLAGPFVLGISSGAGLGVAICIMGGSLLGFSMVSGLGVIASSVLGSLAVFLLILLISLRIKDTMGLLIIGLMVGSLSSAVVGILQYFSPSEQLRRYVFWGLGSLGNLTWNELAVIAVLVIISLVALLLIIKPLNALLLGETYARSLGINITKTRWIIISITCILAGSITAFAGPIAFIGLAVPHIARLIMPSMDHKKLIPLVIIIGASLLLACDIVAQLPFSNYSLPINAVTSLVGAPLVIWLIVKKRYLRF; from the coding sequence TTGAAAACGTCCACTTATATCCTTCTTATCACGTTGCTGCTCCTACTTTTTGTAGCAGACATTGCCTTGGGATCTGTATATATTTCTTTATCTGAAATTTGGGGGCTTTTTCTAGATGCGCCGGATACCACTAATAATTACATCATTACGCAACTGCGTTTACCACGTGCCGTCATGGCTGTGTTGACCGGCGCTGGTCTGGCCATTGCTGGGATGCTCATGCAAACCTTGTTTAGGAATCCGCTAGCGGGACCGTTTGTTTTGGGGATTTCTTCTGGTGCGGGATTAGGTGTCGCGATCTGTATCATGGGCGGTTCTTTACTGGGTTTTTCCATGGTGTCAGGATTGGGCGTGATTGCTTCCAGCGTTTTGGGAAGTCTCGCAGTTTTCTTGCTGATTCTCTTGATCTCATTACGTATCAAAGACACGATGGGATTGTTGATCATAGGCTTGATGGTAGGCAGTTTGAGCAGCGCTGTGGTTGGAATACTGCAATATTTTAGTCCCAGCGAGCAGTTACGACGTTATGTATTTTGGGGATTGGGCAGTTTGGGAAACCTCACGTGGAATGAACTTGCGGTCATTGCCGTATTGGTGATCATATCACTCGTAGCACTGTTGCTCATCATCAAACCACTCAACGCGTTGTTACTGGGCGAGACCTATGCCCGCAGTCTGGGAATCAACATTACTAAAACACGCTGGATCATCATCTCTATCACCTGTATATTGGCCGGTAGCATTACCGCTTTTGCAGGTCCTATCGCATTTATAGGCCTGGCCGTACCGCACATCGCACGACTCATCATGCCCAGCATGGATCACAAAAAACTGATTCCGTTGGTGATTATTATTGGTGCATCGCTCCTACTCGCTTGCGATATCGTGGCGCAATTGCCATTTTCCAACTATTCGTTACCCATCAATGCAGTGACATCGCTGGTAGGCGCACCACTCGTGATCTGGCTCATCGTTAAAAAGAGATACCTTCGCTTCTAA
- a CDS encoding acyl-CoA thioesterase produces MSKIFKTPEESRVVISMLMLPSHANFSGKIHGGHILSLIDQIAFACASKHSNNYCVTASVDVVDFLAPIEVGEMVTLKATVNYVGNTSMVVGIRVDAEDIKSGDKKHCNSSYVTMVAKDDEGKTIAVPGLKLSSDTHIRRFAREIRRKSIKRNSSKEMKATNFNAEEFVELLKDYNVEVLQS; encoded by the coding sequence ATGTCAAAGATTTTCAAAACGCCCGAGGAATCCAGAGTCGTCATATCCATGTTGATGTTGCCATCGCATGCCAATTTTTCTGGCAAGATTCATGGCGGCCATATCCTATCATTGATTGACCAGATCGCTTTTGCCTGCGCGTCAAAACACAGCAACAACTATTGTGTGACGGCAAGTGTGGACGTGGTAGACTTTTTAGCGCCTATAGAAGTTGGTGAGATGGTTACCTTAAAAGCTACCGTCAATTATGTAGGAAACACTTCTATGGTCGTAGGCATCAGAGTCGATGCTGAAGACATCAAATCTGGCGATAAAAAGCATTGTAACTCCAGCTATGTCACTATGGTGGCCAAAGATGATGAAGGTAAAACCATTGCCGTACCTGGACTTAAATTAAGTAGCGATACGCACATCAGGAGATTTGCCCGAGAAATACGCCGCAAATCCATCAAGAGAAACAGTTCCAAAGAAATGAAAGCCACCAACTTTAATGCTGAGGAATTTGTGGAACTGTTGAAGGATTATAATGTGGAAGTCCTACAGTCATAA
- a CDS encoding P63C domain-containing protein encodes MKNNLKATHEGKIKIGDTELSVAVLQDETRVITQSAVFKAFGRTKRGRKIGEVRVPNMPAFIDANNLQPFINEELRQTLNTISYTSKNGSDLEGYDANILPLMCKMYLDAREAIKLSPQQMPLARASEILLLALSKLGITALVDEATGYQDVRVKDALQKILDQYLLEDAKKYRVTFPLELYKQWFRLNNWDWREQNAQKRPSVIGKWTNKYIYERIAPNILKELEKKNPKNSKGHRKYKHFQFLTEEVGEPKLREFFGGLIALARATNSWKKYTELVERAYPKSGDQLDMFLDE; translated from the coding sequence ATGAAAAATAATTTGAAAGCCACACATGAAGGGAAGATTAAAATTGGTGATACAGAACTTAGTGTTGCTGTTTTACAAGACGAAACTAGGGTAATTACTCAGTCGGCTGTTTTCAAAGCTTTTGGTAGAACAAAAAGAGGTAGAAAAATAGGAGAGGTTAGAGTGCCGAATATGCCAGCATTCATAGATGCCAATAACCTTCAACCTTTTATAAATGAAGAGCTAAGACAAACTTTGAATACTATTTCCTATACCTCTAAAAACGGATCAGATTTAGAAGGATATGATGCGAACATCTTACCATTGATGTGTAAGATGTATTTAGATGCTAGAGAAGCTATTAAGTTGAGTCCTCAACAAATGCCACTTGCGAGAGCAAGCGAAATTTTACTTTTGGCTTTGTCTAAGCTAGGTATCACTGCCTTGGTCGATGAGGCAACAGGTTATCAAGATGTTAGGGTAAAGGATGCTCTACAAAAAATTCTTGATCAATATCTGTTAGAAGACGCTAAAAAATACAGAGTAACTTTTCCTTTAGAGCTTTACAAGCAGTGGTTTAGACTTAATAATTGGGACTGGAGAGAGCAAAATGCTCAGAAACGACCTAGCGTTATCGGAAAATGGACGAATAAATATATATATGAACGTATCGCACCAAACATACTAAAAGAGCTAGAGAAAAAAAATCCGAAGAATAGTAAAGGTCATCGTAAGTATAAGCATTTTCAGTTCTTAACTGAAGAGGTTGGTGAGCCAAAACTTCGTGAATTTTTTGGAGGTTTAATAGCTTTAGCAAGAGCAACTAATAGTTGGAAAAAATATACCGAACTTGTTGAAAGGGCATACCCTAAAAGTGGTGATCAACTAGATATGTTTTTGGATGAATAA
- a CDS encoding ABC transporter substrate-binding protein, translating into MRIKDGYRLMINNPWPGSADTLQLDFSTDATVGDVQIPVEKLIATSTTHIPPLELLNETDKLIGFPDTDYISSPAMRERIDTGDVEDLGSNEDVNLERTISLVPDLVIGYGIDADNPTYDRMMEAGIPVLYNGDWTEQHPLGRAEWIKVFGILFNKEKEAFAIFKKIEADYLAAKASVQDLDKPTVIAGATWKDVWYLPYGNSWQGRMINDAGANYIYQETQGSGSLAYNVETVLNDAQNADFWIAPGQYTSYEQLLADNASYELFKAFQEKQLFTFAMRKGPTGGVIYYESAAMRPDLVLKDLIEIFHGKPQENDLNFFDPLSD; encoded by the coding sequence ATGAGAATCAAAGATGGCTATCGACTCATGATCAATAATCCGTGGCCAGGATCTGCAGACACATTGCAATTGGATTTCAGTACAGATGCCACGGTTGGAGACGTGCAAATCCCAGTAGAAAAACTGATCGCGACGTCCACGACGCACATACCGCCGCTGGAATTACTGAACGAAACCGACAAACTCATAGGCTTTCCAGATACGGACTACATCAGTTCTCCAGCGATGCGGGAACGCATTGATACTGGTGATGTGGAAGATCTAGGTTCTAATGAAGACGTCAATCTAGAGCGCACCATTTCATTAGTGCCGGATCTTGTGATAGGATACGGCATTGATGCAGATAATCCTACCTATGATCGTATGATGGAAGCCGGTATTCCTGTACTCTACAACGGCGACTGGACAGAGCAACATCCGTTAGGTCGTGCAGAATGGATCAAGGTTTTTGGGATTTTGTTTAATAAGGAAAAAGAAGCCTTTGCGATTTTCAAAAAAATAGAAGCCGATTATCTAGCAGCAAAAGCAAGTGTTCAAGATCTAGACAAGCCTACGGTAATCGCTGGCGCCACGTGGAAAGATGTCTGGTATTTGCCTTATGGCAATTCCTGGCAAGGACGCATGATCAATGATGCTGGAGCAAACTATATCTACCAAGAAACCCAAGGTTCTGGTTCACTGGCATACAATGTAGAAACCGTCCTGAATGATGCTCAAAATGCCGATTTCTGGATTGCGCCTGGACAATATACTTCTTACGAGCAATTGCTGGCCGACAATGCCTCTTATGAGTTATTCAAGGCATTTCAAGAAAAACAACTGTTTACTTTTGCAATGCGCAAAGGCCCAACTGGTGGCGTTATATATTATGAATCTGCCGCCATGCGACCTGATCTGGTTCTCAAGGATTTGATCGAAATATTTCATGGTAAGCCGCAAGAGAATGATCTCAACTTCTTTGATCCTTTATCTGATTGA
- a CDS encoding SatD family protein — MKVVIAGDIINSQQNDPETFVKVLKDILSEYSSDGLFQIYRGDSFQALIKTPELGLYVSIKIKAALKRFGDLDVRIAIGLGNVELIENNIAVSTGSALTKSGMLLDSLKEKGVNMMVQSGHPLDDYFNLTLKMACLYMDHWTQNSAEVIVAVMEHPGITQEAIGKILGVQQATLSRRLQRANWKETSELIDQFAQYYKDVSNDSIL, encoded by the coding sequence ATGAAAGTAGTTATAGCTGGTGATATCATCAACTCACAACAAAATGATCCTGAAACCTTTGTAAAGGTATTAAAGGATATTTTGAGCGAATATTCCAGTGATGGACTTTTCCAAATCTACCGCGGTGATAGTTTTCAGGCGCTAATAAAAACTCCTGAGCTTGGTCTATATGTAAGTATTAAAATAAAGGCAGCGTTGAAGAGATTTGGAGATCTAGATGTTAGAATAGCGATTGGCTTAGGGAATGTAGAACTAATCGAAAACAACATCGCCGTTTCTACGGGCAGCGCCCTTACAAAATCTGGTATGCTGCTAGATTCACTGAAAGAAAAAGGTGTGAATATGATGGTCCAATCAGGTCATCCACTTGATGATTATTTCAACTTAACTTTGAAGATGGCCTGCTTATATATGGATCACTGGACACAAAACAGCGCAGAAGTCATTGTTGCGGTCATGGAGCATCCAGGCATCACACAAGAAGCCATAGGTAAAATATTAGGAGTACAGCAAGCAACCCTAAGCCGAAGGCTACAGAGAGCCAACTGGAAAGAAACCAGTGAGTTGATCGATCAGTTTGCTCAATACTATAAAGACGTAAGTAATGATTCTATTCTTTAA